TTTCTGTTCAACCAAGTCTTTCGTAACGCTTACCACGAATGAAAGTTTTTCTTTCTCAATATTTGCAAGTATAATTATCCCCGAACCCATTTTAATCCGTAAATTGTCGCTTAAATCTCTTAAAGAATTTATGTCGGTATCAGCAAGTTTTGCCGTAAGAAGTTTCACGCCCTTAACATCTTTAACGCTTTTTAGCAAATCCTGCGTTCCCCCGGATGCCAGCTGCGATTTAAGTTTTGAAATCTCTTTTTCAAATTCTTTCTCCCGGCTCATCAGCTTATCTAATTTTGCAGAAATTTCAGTTTTGGTAGCTTTGAGTTTTGAGGATATATCATCAAGCAAATTGTCAATATGCCTAAAATATTTTTCTGCTGCCTCGCCTGCAACAGCTTCAATTCTCCTAGTTCCGGCAGCGATAGACGTTTCGGATATTAACTTAAACATTCCTATATCGCCGGTTCGCCGAACGTGAGTTCCGCCACAAAGTTCTAGTGAGTAATGATTATCTTTTTCATCGTTGATAGCCACCGCTCTGACTGTTTCAGTATATTTTTCGCCAAACAGCGCCATAGCCCCGACTTTTCGCGCATCTCCGAGGCTCATTTGAGAAACACAAACCGGCATGTTGTCCCGTATAGCATTATTTACTATTTCTTCAACAGCGGTTATTTCTTCAGATTTTAACGCAGCAAGATGAGTAAAGTCAAACCGCAAAAAATCCTGAGCAACTAAAGATCCCGCCTGCGTTACATGTTTTCCAAGCACTTCGCGCAAAGCTTTATGAAGAAGATGGGTTGCGGTATGATGCCTCATTATATTTTCCCGTCGCTTAATGTCAACTGTTCCCGTAACCTCTTCGTCTTCAGCAATTGTGCCCTTTTTGACTTCTACTTTATGGATTACGAAATTGTTTACCGGTTTTATGGCATTCTTGACTTCTAAAACAGCTCCTTTTTGGGACTTGATTTCCCCTGTGTCCCCTTCCTGTCCGCCGGATTCCGCATAAAACGGAGTTTCAGAAAGGATTATTTCCCCTTCTTCACCTTCATTTAAAGCATTAACTTTTTTATGATTTTTAGTCAAAGCCAAAACTTTTGAAACTGCGTTTGTTTTATCATATCCGACAAAAACAGTGTTGCCCAAATCCTTATGCAGTTCGGAATAAAAAGATAAATCTTTTTCTCCTGAACCGCTCCAAGCGGCGCGGGACCTTTTTTGGGCATCCCTTTGGGCAGATTTAAAACCTTCTTCATCTATATCCAGGCCGTTTTCTTTGGCAATTTCTTTCGTCAGATCCAGAGGAAATCCGTATGTGTCATATAATTTGAATACTTCATCGCCGGGGATTACAAATTTTGATTTTAGATTTCCTTTGTTCTTAACAACATCACTGCTTTTATATTTAGCCATTATTTCTTCCAATATTTTTGTGCCTGATTCCAATGTTTCAAGGAATTTTTCTTCTTCCATTTTCGTAATTGAAGCAATATTTTCCCGCCTTTGGGACAATTCGGGATAAGCAGACTTCATTATCTCGGCAACTTCAGCAGATAATCTGTATAAGAAAGGTTTCTCTGCGCCAAACATTTTCCCCTGTCTTAACGCACGTCTTAAAATTCTTCGCAGAACATAGCCCCTTCCCTCATTTGAAGGAAGTATTCCGTCAGCAATTAAAAAGCATACCGAACGCACATGGTCAGCCATCATTCTCAACTGAAATGGATTTTCAGATATTTTTACTTCAAGTATATCGGATAGTTCTTCAATTATCGGCGCAAAAAGGTCGGTTTCAAAAACATTTGTTTTGCCATTGGCTACGGCCGCTAAACGTTCAAGCCCCATTCCGGTATCAATATTTTTTCTTGGAAGATTTTTCAAGGATCCGTCTTCCTGCCTGTCAAACTGAGTAAAAACAAGGTTCCACACTTCCA
This portion of the Elusimicrobiota bacterium genome encodes:
- the alaS gene encoding alanine--tRNA ligase, which encodes QFKKNFLGQSADKFTRAASSQKCFRTSDIDKVGHTNRHLTFFEMLGNFSFGDYFKTDAIAWGWEFLTKEMSLPKEKLYATIFKDDSEAYDLWKKIVPESKIIRMGEETNFWNMGPTGPCGPCSEILYDLGPEYSCKKPDCGPHCDCDRYLEVWNLVFTQFDRQEDGSLKNLPRKNIDTGMGLERLAAVANGKTNVFETDLFAPIIEELSDILEVKISENPFQLRMMADHVRSVCFLIADGILPSNEGRGYVLRRILRRALRQGKMFGAEKPFLYRLSAEVAEIMKSAYPELSQRRENIASITKMEEEKFLETLESGTKILEEIMAKYKSSDVVKNKGNLKSKFVIPGDEVFKLYDTYGFPLDLTKEIAKENGLDIDEEGFKSAQRDAQKRSRAAWSGSGEKDLSFYSELHKDLGNTVFVGYDKTNAVSKVLALTKNHKKVNALNEGEEGEIILSETPFYAESGGQEGDTGEIKSQKGAVLEVKNAIKPVNNFVIHKVEVKKGTIAEDEEVTGTVDIKRRENIMRHHTATHLLHKALREVLGKHVTQAGSLVAQDFLRFDFTHLAALKSEEITAVEEIVNNAIRDNMPVCVSQMSLGDARKVGAMALFGEKYTETVRAVAINDEKDNHYSLELCGGTHVRRTGDIGMFKLISETSIAAGTRRIEAVAGEAAEKYFRHIDNLLDDISSKLKATKTEISAKLDKLMSREKEFEKEISKLKSQLASGGTQDLLKSVKDVKGVKLLTAKLADTDINSLRDLSDNLRIKMGSGIIILANIEKEKLSFVVSVTKDLVEQKYSAGKIAKNLASLVGGSGGGKNDFAQGGGKDISKIDSAFNKISEHLL